The following is a genomic window from Solidesulfovibrio sp..
TGAGCCAGGCCAGGCGCTCGGCTTCGGGCGGGAGGGCGTCCCGGCCCGGCCAGACGAAACCGGCGATGCCGCACATGTCAGCGCCCGCCCTTGGCCGTGGCGTCGGCGAAAAATTCGAGGATGGACCGGGTGTTGGCCTCGGGGTCGAACATGGCGGCCACGCGCGCCTTGCCGGCTTCGGCCATGGCCACGGCCCGGTCGCGGTCCCCGGCCAGGTCCATGATGGCGTCGGCCAGGGCCTCGGGGTCGCGCTGGCGCACGAGGCGCCCCGTCAGGCCGTCTTCCACCACTTCGGGAATGCCGCAGACGTCGGTTGCCACCACGGGGATGCCGTGGGCCAGGGCCTCCATGATGACGTTGGGAATGCCGTCGCGGTCGCCCGAGGGGTGGACCACGCTTGGCATGACGAAGATGTCGCTTGCGGCGTAAAGTTCGGCCATGCGGTCGTGGCTGACGAAGCCGGGCAGAAAGACCCGGGCCCGCAGGCCGTGGATGCGCACCCGGCGGCGGATGACGGCCGTGGGCCAGGGCAGGCCGGCGCCGACCAGGGTGAGCTGGAAGGGAACGCCCCGCCGCGACAGGATGGCGCAGGCGTCGATGAGCACGTCGAAGCCCTTGGTGCGGCAAAAACGCCCCACGGCCAGGAGGCGATAGGGCGGCTCCATGTGGACCGGGGAGCGGCTTTTGCCGGAAAGCGTCAGGCTGTTGTAGATCTGGCGGATCTTGCCGGCATCGGCCGGGGAGATGTCGCGCAGGTAGGCGATGTTGGCCTTGTTGTTGGTGTGGATGGCCACGGCCGCGCGCATCTTGTCGGGCAGCGCCCCGTCCTGGGGATAGATGTCGCCGGCCCGGGCGGAAAAGGAAAAGGGGATGCCGGACAGGCGCGAGGCCACCCAGGCGGCCGTGGCCGGGCCGTTGGCCCAGCCGGCGTGAATGTGGCGGATGCCGTCGTCCAGGAACCGGCGGGCCAGGCTGAAGCCGGCGCACATGGCCCAGACGTTCTCGCCGGCCACCTCCAGGCAGCTCCAGCGCCGCCAGGGAATGCCGGCCAGGATGCGGGCGGTCTCCACCGGACGGCGTATCGCCCACCAGGCCATGTCGGCCAGGATGCGCGGGACGGCGCCCAGGCCCAGGCGGGCCACGCCGGGTGAAACGCGGCGCATGGGCGGCGAAAGGTGCTTGGCCGCCTCGCCGTAGAGGGTGTGGACGGCCAGCGGCATGCCGGCGGCCTTGGCGTTTTCCACTTCCCGAAAGATGAACGTCTCCGAGGGCAGCGGATACCACAACAGGATGTAAGCGGTCTTGGGAAGGCTCAAATCGTTTGCTCGCCTGATGAGGGCTTGGCTAATGGGGGCACCGGCGGCTATGTAGTCCAGGGGACGGCGGGCTGTAAAGTCGGGAACGGACTTTCGGGGCAAACAGCTTGCGCCCCGGGCGCCTTGCGGCTAAGCATAGGGTTGGGAGATGCCGCGCGCGGCGGTCCCGAGCCGGCGACTGGGGCGGGGTGGATTTTCGGGATCAACGCAAGCGGTCATTCGAGGACGCCATGGCGCAGACCAACATTCTCCTGGAGACAGGGACCAACGAGCTTGAGATCATCGAATTCTACATCGATGAGGCGACCGAACCGGGGGTCAAGCCGTACCGGGCGCATTACGGCGTCAACGTGGCCAAGGTGCTGGAGATCATCCGCCTGCCCAAGGTGACGGGCATGCCGCAGACGCCGCACCCGTGCGTCATCGGCACCTTCAACCTGCGCTCCCGGGTCATTCCGCTGATTGACCTCAGCCTGTGGCTGGGCAAGCCCATGGCCCGCGACGAGAACACCAAGGTCATCGTCTCGGAATTCAACAAGGTCATCAACGCCTTCATGGTGTCGGGCGTCACGCGCATCCACCGCCTGAGTTGGGCCGAGGTCGAGCCGCCCTCGGGCTTCGTGGCCTCGTTCGCGGCCAACAATTTCACGGGCGTGGTGAAATTTTCCGACCGCATCGTGCTCCTGCTCGACATGGAGCAGATCATCTGGGACCTCAATCCCGCCCTGGCCATGAAGACCCAGCGGGAAGCGGCCGCGGCGGCCATCCCCGAGCCCGATCGCTCCGCCTACAAGACGCTCGTGGTCGACGACTCCAATTCCATCCGGCGGCTTATCGCCACGTACCTGGAAAAGGACGGCTTCGAGGTCATGCAGGACATCAACGGGCAAAACGCCTGGGAACGCCTGCTGGCCTGGAAGGAAGAGGCGGTCAAGGGCGGGCGGGCGCTGTCGGACAACGTGAATCTTGTCGTGACCGACATCGAAATGCCGTCCATGGACGGCCATACGCTGTGCAAGAACATCAAGGACGACCCGGTGCTCAAAAGCCTGCCGGTGGTGCTTTTTTCGTCGCTTATCAACGAGCAGCTCTACCACAAGGGGCTTTCGGTGGGGGCCGACGACCAGGTCACCAAACCCGAGGTCGGCACCCTGGCCGAGCGGGCGCGCAAGCTTATCGAGGAGCGCCGGTAGTCCGCGCGTCGCGGCGTTTGGGGCGTTCCCCGCGTCCCGACGCCTCGAGCGGAATGTGTTGTCCGGGCGGCATACGGGTCGTCAGTCCGCAAACCCAGGCGCGAAACGGGACGTTTTTTCATGCGCATGCTGCTTGTGGTCCGCGACGGTCGGGCCAGGGACCGGTTCATCGAGGAATTGGCGGCGCTCG
Proteins encoded in this region:
- a CDS encoding chemotaxis protein; the protein is MAQTNILLETGTNELEIIEFYIDEATEPGVKPYRAHYGVNVAKVLEIIRLPKVTGMPQTPHPCVIGTFNLRSRVIPLIDLSLWLGKPMARDENTKVIVSEFNKVINAFMVSGVTRIHRLSWAEVEPPSGFVASFAANNFTGVVKFSDRIVLLLDMEQIIWDLNPALAMKTQREAAAAAIPEPDRSAYKTLVVDDSNSIRRLIATYLEKDGFEVMQDINGQNAWERLLAWKEEAVKGGRALSDNVNLVVTDIEMPSMDGHTLCKNIKDDPVLKSLPVVLFSSLINEQLYHKGLSVGADDQVTKPEVGTLAERARKLIEERR
- a CDS encoding glycosyltransferase family 4 protein, encoding MSLPKTAYILLWYPLPSETFIFREVENAKAAGMPLAVHTLYGEAAKHLSPPMRRVSPGVARLGLGAVPRILADMAWWAIRRPVETARILAGIPWRRWSCLEVAGENVWAMCAGFSLARRFLDDGIRHIHAGWANGPATAAWVASRLSGIPFSFSARAGDIYPQDGALPDKMRAAVAIHTNNKANIAYLRDISPADAGKIRQIYNSLTLSGKSRSPVHMEPPYRLLAVGRFCRTKGFDVLIDACAILSRRGVPFQLTLVGAGLPWPTAVIRRRVRIHGLRARVFLPGFVSHDRMAELYAASDIFVMPSVVHPSGDRDGIPNVIMEALAHGIPVVATDVCGIPEVVEDGLTGRLVRQRDPEALADAIMDLAGDRDRAVAMAEAGKARVAAMFDPEANTRSILEFFADATAKGGR